Genomic window (Sphingosinicella microcystinivorans):
CCGTGCGGTTGTTGACGCCCCATGTCGGCGCGACGGGCGCGTAGCTGTTCGCCTTGAAGCGGCGGTAGCTGTTCGCGTTGGGCGCGAAGATCGCCATCGATTCGCCGAGCGCGGCCTTCATGCCGCCGATGGCGTGGCGCAGCATCGGTGCGCCTTCGGGGTCTTCGCTGGCGAAGGCATTGTTGCCGCTTTCGTCCGCCATCGAGATATGGAGGTGCATACCGTTCCCGGCCTCGTGCACGAACGGCTTCGCCATGAAGGTGGCTTCGAGGCCGTGCTTCACGGCGACGCCCTTCACCAGCCGCTTGTACATGACGGCATCGTCGGCGGCGCGGAGCGCATCGGGCTTGTGGCGCAGCGTCAGCTCGAACTGGCCGGGGGCGTATTCCGAAATCGCCGATTCGAGAGGAACGCCTTGCGCATCGCACCCGGCATAAAGGTCGTCGAAGAACGGCTTGAAATCCTCGAGCTCGCGCAGGCCGTAGACCTGGTTGTCGCCGGAGCGGTGCGGCGTCAGCAGGCCCTTCGCGGGGGCAGGCTTGCCGCCGGAGAGATCGACGAGGAAGAATTCCAGCTCGACCGCCACAACGGGCGTCAGGCCGTCCGCCGCCAGCCGGTCGATGACGCCGCCGAGGACGTGGCGCGGATCGAGGTCGCTCGGCGTGCCGTCGAGCTCGTAGAAGCTGGTGAGGAACTGGCCGGCGTTCGGCCCGAGCCACGGCGCGCGGACGAGCGTGCCCGGCACCGGCTTCACATAGCGGTCGGCGTCGCCGTCCTCCCAGACGAGGCCGGTCTCCTCGGTGTCGCGCCCCGTGATGTCCACGACGACGACGGAGCCGGGCAGGAAGCGGCCGGATTCGTAGACGGCGATCACCTCGTGGCGGCGCAGGCGCTTGCCGCGCGGCACGCCGCACATGTTGGTGAAGATGATGTCGACCGCGTCGATGTCGGGGTTGGCCGCGAAGAAGGCGTGGGCTTCCGAAACGTCGGCGATGCGGTTGGAGGCGTGGGGCGGCTTGGTCATGCGTTCATTCCATAAGGCGTGAAAGGCGTTCGCCCAAGACATTGCCGGCGGATCACAGGCGATCTCTCAGCGCGTACCAGAGCATCCCGGCGACATAGAGCGGGTGGCGGAGCAGGCGCCCGCCGGGGAAGGGCTTCACCGGAAGCGAGGCGAACAGGTCGAAGCGCTCCGCCGTGCCGCGCATCGCCTCGGTGATGAGTTCGCCCACGAGCGTCGAGAGCAGCACGCCGTGGCCCGAGTAGCCATGCGCGTAGAAGATATTGCCCTTGCGGCCGAAGTGCGGCAGCCGGTTCATGGTGACGCCGACGAGGCCGCCCCACGCATAGTCGATGTTGATGCCGGAAAG
Coding sequences:
- a CDS encoding glutamine synthetase family protein, giving the protein MTKPPHASNRIADVSEAHAFFAANPDIDAVDIIFTNMCGVPRGKRLRRHEVIAVYESGRFLPGSVVVVDITGRDTEETGLVWEDGDADRYVKPVPGTLVRAPWLGPNAGQFLTSFYELDGTPSDLDPRHVLGGVIDRLAADGLTPVVAVELEFFLVDLSGGKPAPAKGLLTPHRSGDNQVYGLRELEDFKPFFDDLYAGCDAQGVPLESAISEYAPGQFELTLRHKPDALRAADDAVMYKRLVKGVAVKHGLEATFMAKPFVHEAGNGMHLHISMADESGNNAFASEDPEGAPMLRHAIGGMKAALGESMAIFAPNANSYRRFKANSYAPVAPTWGVNNRTVSLRIPAGSPASRHVEHRVCGADANPYLAVAAVLAAMHHGIANRIDPGPAVVGNGYEDEASAGVKLPNNWFAANDAFEASPLMNDYLGARFVKNYTIVKRTEMARFYGEVTQLDYDWYLRNA